CCAGGGCGACGAGGCCGGGCAGCAGCAGCAGCGTGTAGTCCACGAAATGGCCGCGATAGGCCGCCGGCACCACGAGCGCATCCAGCGCCGGGGCCACCGCCCAGAACCCGGCCGCGCTCGGCAGGATCAAGGCCAGCACCACGGCGCCGTTGCGGGCGACCTGCTCCTCGCCGGCCTCGTGGCCGTGGGTCTCCGCCGCCAGTACGGCGATCTGGAACAGCAGCAGGTCGAGGGCGGCGCCGAGCGTGCCGAAGATCCGCCCGCCGATATCGGCCGCCAGCGAGAAGTAGCCGGACTCGGCGAAGCCCGCGACGGCCGCGACGGCCGAGCGGTTGGCGAAGGGCATCAGCTGGTAGACCACGTTGGCGGCGACCACCGGCAGGCCGTAGGCCATGAACAGGCGGAGCGACTCGCGGCGGCGGCCGGCGGCGTGGGGGCGAGGCGGATCGCTCAGCGCCCGGTGCACGATCACGGCGGCGAGGAACTGGCTCAGGCCTCCGGCGAGCATCACCGCGGCGGCATCCGCCGTCGCCCAGGCGGCGCTGACCATCATCACCAGGGCGAGGCCGTTCTTGACCAGCACGAGGCGCAGATAGAGCCCGCCGACGAACCGGGCGCGCGCCAGCGCCGCCTGGTAGTCGAACAGCCCGATCCCGACCGCCGTCCCGGCCGCGGCGGCCGCGAGAAGGGCCGGCTCCCCGAGCACGGGGGTTCCAGCGAGCGCCAGGACGGCCGCCCCGGTCAGGCCGATCGCCGTCGCCGCGTAGGCGCGGTCGAGCATGGCGCGGATCCAGGGTTCCGCCTCCCGGACCCGCGCCGAGTAGAACCGGGTCGCCGAGAGCCGCAGCCACTCGAACAGCAGGATGTTGAGCACCACCGCTCCGGCGGTGCCGAGGGCGAAGCGGCCGAAATTCGCCGGCCCCAGGATCTGCGCGATCAGCAGGCCGAGGACGAGGTTGAGGGCCGCATTGACCACGAAGGCCGCGATGACCGCCATTGGTGGGTGCTCGTCGAAGGGCCGGAGGCTGCGTGCGTCCAGCGTGGTTCTCGCGTCGTCACAAACGCCGCTTCGAGGACTTGGCGCGTGTCCCCCCTCTCCCGAGTGGGAGAGGGGATCCCGCGCCTCGCCTTAGACGGCCGGAAGAGACTTATCACACCGCCCGCGCCAGCGGCCTCGCTTGCTCCCCCCGGCCCGACACGTCGCGATAGACCCGCTCCAGCCCGTCGAGGTGCCGGTCCATGGTCAGCGGGTCGGCCCAGAACAGGTCGTAGGCGGCCCGCCCCATCCGCAACGCCGTGGCGTCGTTGGCGAGATGCGCCATGGCGTCGGCCAGCGAGCGGGGATCATTGGAGCGGAACCACAATCCGCTCTCGCCGTGGCGCACCGCCTCGCGCCCGGCGCAGACGTCGCTCACGATCACCGGGGTGCCGAGGGCGAGGGATTCGAGCACCGTGAGGGGCTGGCCCTCGTACCAGACGGAGGGGAAAACCAGGGCACGGGCGGCCCGCAGCACCGCCTTCACCTGGTCCGGGCTCTGCCACCCGAGGAAGGATGCCTCGGGGAACCGGGATTCCAGCTCGGCTCGCATCGGCCCGTCGCCGGCGAAGACCGCCCGCGCCCCGGCGAGGCGCGCGGCCTCCCCGAACACCCCGGCCCCTTCTCGGGCGACAGCCGGCCGACGAAGACGAAGTCGCCGGGAGGACCGGCGCGGTGGCCGAGCGGCTCGGCATCGACCGGGTTCGGCACGTCGTAGTAGCGCATCCCCGCCGGCAGGTGGGGCGCCAAAGCCTCGCGCTGCAGCCGGCTGATGGTGATCATCGCGTAGATGCCCTCGACGAGGCCGGTGCGGCGCATCAGGGCGTGGCGGGCAACCCGCATCAGCTTGCGCGGATAGGTGCGCGAATCGCAGTTGTGGGTCAGGCAGGCCGGCCCGTTCGGCACCCGGTGGCAGGCCGCGGCGACCGGGTAGTCGTAGAAGCCGCCATTCGGGCAGGCGAGGTAGTATTCGTGCGCGGTGTAGGCCACCGGCGCGGGGCTCGCCCGCAGCACCGGGCCGATCGCGGGCGACAGGGCCTTGGCCCAGGCATGGACGTGCACCACGGTGTCGCGCGGGTCGGATTCGGCGATGAGGGCGCTCAGGGCGGCGGCGGCGGGAGCGTTCCACAGCCACTGCACCCCGAAGGCGGCGAGCGAGCGCGCCCCGGTCACGTCGGTCTGGCCGAGGAGCACGACCCGCACCCCCGCTTCCGCCAGCCGGGGATCGGCCGGGCCGACGGCGGCGAACAGCACGACCTCGTGGCCGCGGCGGGCGAGCCCGATCGCGCTCTCGAGCGAGACCTTGGCCTGGCCGCCGTTGATGTAGGCGTGGTCGGCGACGAGGATGACCTTCATGATCTCATTCCCAGCCGCCTCGCGCGGATCGGGCGCCAGGATGGATCCCACCCCTTAGGAAACGCCTAAGCGGCGTGGTGCATCACGACACCTCGCATCGGCCCTTGCGCCGCGGCCGCGGGCGGGCCATCCGCCTCCGCATGCTCCCCCGCTCCACCTCCCCCGCCTCGGCGGTGCTGCTCGCCGCCCTCGGCATCGGGCTCCTGTCGCTGATGGACGCCACCATCAAGGGCCTGTCGGAGCGCTACGGCGTCACCGGCATCGCCTTCGCGCGCTACGCCGTCGGCACCCTCGTCATGGCGATGGTGCTCGCCGCCTTGCGACCCGGATGGCCCTCCGCGGAGACCTGGCGCACCAATGGTCTCAGGGCGGTGCTGGTGGTCGTCACCGCCCTCTGCTTCTTCCACGGCCTGTCGGTGCTGCCGCTGGCCGAGGCGCTGGCGCTCTCGTTCCTGAGTCCGATCTTCATCGCGCTGTTCGCCGCCCTGCTGCTGCGCGAGCGGGTGCGGCCGCCGGTCTGGGCCGGGCTGATCGTCGGCTTCGTCGGGGTCGGGATCGTGGTCGCGGGCCAGATCGGGTCCGGCGACGTCGGGGCGGCGGGCCCGGGGCGCGGCGGGGCTTCCGCCTGGGGCATCGCCGCGATCCTCGCCTCGGCCCTCACCTACGCGCTGTCGATGGTGCTGCTGCGGGCGCGAGCCCGTCACGACCCGGTGGTCACCATCGTGGCGATCCAGAACGCGGGTCCCGCCGCGATGCTGGCCGCCCCCGCGGCCTGGACCTGGGCCCCGGTGGCGGCGCCGGACTGGGCGCTCCTCGTCCTCGTCGGCGTGCTCGGGGTCGCCGGGCACCTGGTGCTCAGCCGGGCCTACGCCAAGGCCGAGGCCGCGCGCCTCGCCGCGATGGAATACACCGCGCTCCTGTGGGCGATCGGCCTCGGGTACGTCGCCTTCGGCGAGGTACCGGGGATGGCGACGCTGGCGGGGGCGGGGCTGATCCTCGCCGGATCGGCGCTGGCGGCGCGGCGGTGAGCCGGCGTCAGAACCAGCCCCTCAGCTTGAAGTACACGGCCGGGACCAGCGCGCTCGCGGCGATCACCGCGAGCCCGTAGGGATACCCCCAGGCCCAGTCCAGCTCCGGCATGTGCTTGAAGTTCATGCCGTAGACCGAGGCCATCAGGGTCGGCGGGATCCCGATCACCGAGACCACGGTCAGCACCCGGAAGGTGTTGTTCTGCTCCATGTTGATGAGGCCGAGGGTGGCGTCGAGCAGGAACTGCACGGTCTCGGAGAGCCGGGTCTCGAACTCGTCGAGGGAGGTGACGTCGAGGCGCAGGCTCTCGAAGCGGGCCTTCTCCTCGGGCTTCAACCAGCTCTCGGCCTCGCCGGCGACGTAGGGCAGGATGCGGCCGAAGCCGAGCAGCGAGGCGCGCAGCTTCGCCAGCGCCTTGCCGCGCCGGCCGATGGCGCGCAGGAGCCGGCGCAGGGCGAGGTCGCGGCGCTTCGGCGCGGACGCCTCGCGCCGGGCGTTGCCGTTGGCGCTGACGTCGAAGGTGAAGACCCGGGTCGAGAGCGAATCGAGCTCGTCGCTCGTCGTCTCGAGGGTGTCCGCCATGCGGTCGACCAGTTCCTCGACGAGGGCCAGGAACGTCTCGACGCTGGAGGCTGGCCCGTCGCGCTCGGCCTGGCGCGCCTTGACGGTGTCGAAGGCGGCGAGCGGCTGGAACCGGATGGTCAAGAGGCGCTCCGGCGTCAGCACGAAGCCCAGCGGGCGCAAGGTCAGGTCGTCGTCGCGGAACGAGACCATCGGCGTGCTGAGATAGAAGGCGTCCCGGCGCCGGTTGAGCCGGCGGGAATTCTGCACCTCGCTCAGGGCCGCCCGGGAGGGGACGGCCAGGCCGGTGACCGACTCGGCCAAGGCCGTCTCGGCCTCGCTCGGGTCGTCGAGGTCGAGCCAGGTGCCGTGGGCGGGCAGAGGCCGCGCCGCGCAGGCCTGCCCCTCGGCGACGACGCCATCGGAGCCGTGCAGCGTGATCATGATCGGGCCCCCTCGACCCTGGCTGGTTCGCGCTGGATTGTTTCCCGCGGGCCACAGGCCAGCGCCTTGACTCGTCCGCGGAGCCCGATTATCTCCTCGCCAGCCTTAGCACTCACCTCAAGAGAGTGCTAATGCCCGGGTTGGAAGGCGGCTTCGGCGCCAGCACCAACCGCAATGCGTTCTGCG
The sequence above is drawn from the Methylobacterium terrae genome and encodes:
- a CDS encoding polysaccharide biosynthesis C-terminal domain-containing protein — translated: MAVIAAFVVNAALNLVLGLLIAQILGPANFGRFALGTAGAVVLNILLFEWLRLSATRFYSARVREAEPWIRAMLDRAYAATAIGLTGAAVLALAGTPVLGEPALLAAAAAGTAVGIGLFDYQAALARARFVGGLYLRLVLVKNGLALVMMVSAAWATADAAAVMLAGGLSQFLAAVIVHRALSDPPRPHAAGRRRESLRLFMAYGLPVVAANVVYQLMPFANRSAVAAVAGFAESGYFSLAADIGGRIFGTLGAALDLLLFQIAVLAAETHGHEAGEEQVARNGAVVLALILPSAAGFWAVAPALDALVVPAAYRGHFVDYTLLLLPGLVALAVMNFALNPIFQIRRRTLPLVAAGLVGALVNLVGALALAGPFGPHGIAAAQSLGFLAAMLFLGIRGLTGPNRLRMPWRDPLAVVLATAAMTVAIVPLRGLDPWLALPACVIVGGFVYGALVWRFDIAGLRAAMVARFGRAVPA
- a CDS encoding DMT family transporter → MLPRSTSPASAVLLAALGIGLLSLMDATIKGLSERYGVTGIAFARYAVGTLVMAMVLAALRPGWPSAETWRTNGLRAVLVVVTALCFFHGLSVLPLAEALALSFLSPIFIALFAALLLRERVRPPVWAGLIVGFVGVGIVVAGQIGSGDVGAAGPGRGGASAWGIAAILASALTYALSMVLLRARARHDPVVTIVAIQNAGPAAMLAAPAAWTWAPVAAPDWALLVLVGVLGVAGHLVLSRAYAKAEAARLAAMEYTALLWAIGLGYVAFGEVPGMATLAGAGLILAGSALAARR
- a CDS encoding magnesium transporter CorA family protein; this translates as MITLHGSDGVVAEGQACAARPLPAHGTWLDLDDPSEAETALAESVTGLAVPSRAALSEVQNSRRLNRRRDAFYLSTPMVSFRDDDLTLRPLGFVLTPERLLTIRFQPLAAFDTVKARQAERDGPASSVETFLALVEELVDRMADTLETTSDELDSLSTRVFTFDVSANGNARREASAPKRRDLALRRLLRAIGRRGKALAKLRASLLGFGRILPYVAGEAESWLKPEEKARFESLRLDVTSLDEFETRLSETVQFLLDATLGLINMEQNNTFRVLTVVSVIGIPPTLMASVYGMNFKHMPELDWAWGYPYGLAVIAASALVPAVYFKLRGWF